The genomic segment CTCGCACGCGATGCGCGCCGAGTTGACGCGGTTCATCTGGCCGGCGCCCACGCCCACGCTCGCGAAGTCCTTCGCCAGCAGGATCGCGTTGCTCTTCACGCTCTTGACCACCTTGAGCGCGAAGAGCAGCTGCTCCATCTCCTCAGGCGTAGGCTGGCGCTTCGTCGGCACGGTGAACGCGGCGGGGTCCTCGGCGACGGAGTCGGAG from the Actinomycetota bacterium genome contains:
- the purH gene encoding bifunctional phosphoribosylaminoimidazolecarboxamide formyltransferase/IMP cyclohydrolase (involved in de novo purine biosynthesis), which translates into the protein SDSVAEDPAAFTVPTKRQPTPEEMEQLLFALKVVKSVKSNAILLAKDFASVGVGAGQMNRVNSARIACEQAGEKAEGAVCASDAFLPFPDTLEVVAAAGVTALIQPGGSVRDEEAIAKADELGVAMVFTGHRHFRH